A single genomic interval of Dromiciops gliroides isolate mDroGli1 chromosome 1, mDroGli1.pri, whole genome shotgun sequence harbors:
- the LOC122737128 gene encoding non-histone chromosomal protein HMG-14-like, translating into MPKRKVNSTEGEVKEEAKRTSARLSAKPVLTKVETKPKKTAGKDKSEDKKVHTKGKKGAKGKQTEATNHEENKDELTAENGETKNEEVPVSDSAGEKETKSE; encoded by the coding sequence ATGCCCAAGAGGAAGGTCAACTCTACAGAAGGGGAAGTAAAGGAGGAGGCCAAGAGGACATCTGCCAGATTGTCAGCTAAACCAGTCCTTACAAAAGTTGAAACCAAGCCCAAAAAGACAGCAGGGAAGGATAAATCTGAGGACAAAAAAGTtcacacaaaagggaaaaaaggagcaaaaggaaaacaaactgaAGCTACTAaccatgaagaaaataaagatgaattgACTGCAGAAAATGGAGAAACTAAAAATGAAGAGGTTCCAGTCTCTGATTCAGcaggagaaaaagaaaccaaatctGAATAA